Within Chitinivibrionales bacterium, the genomic segment CAGGCGCCCAACATAGCGCGGCCGCCCTTGCTGGAGGGGGTGCGTCTGAGATCCCGATTGTAATCGGGAACTCAGACCAGGGGGAAACGCTATGCGGTTCCCCCACCAGAGAATCATTCTCAAGAATCTTGATCTCGTCATCAAACGCTTTCCGGCTTTGCCGGCTCAGGGGGAAAAAATCATTGCCGACGCCGAATAATCGGAGTAGTATTAATACATTGACACCGTATACATATATTATGTAACTTATTTGAAATGGTTTCATGATACTTTTCGGAAAAAAGATTGAGAATCCCGCCGGAAAGCGGCATAAAACCAGTCCGGATATCGGCAAATCCGGTATTATTGCTGGATGCCGGAGCACTCTTTCAAGAACCAGGAGATTTCTATGAGCCCGGTATGGCTGAAAAAAGCAGTACTCTCCCTCGGAGGTAAACCCGAATTAAAGAAAATTATTGAATCGAGCAAAAACGTTCGTATCGCCCAGGAAACGATCTTCAAAGAAATCATCAAACAGGGAAAAAACACCCGATTTGGCCGGGACCACGGGTTTTCATCACTACGAACAATCGATGATTACCGAAAAGCCGTCCCATTCCGTTCGTACAACGGACTCGCGCCTTATATCGACCGCATGCAGCAGGGTGAAAACGACGTCCTCTTTCCCGGGAAACCCATCCTTTACAACACAACGAGCGGCACGACCGACAAACCCAAGCTCATACCGGTAAGTAAGTATGAATTCGACAGAGTACTCAAAAGTCTCTCCCGGGCGTGGCTGTACAAGTGTATTCATGACAATCCGTCAATCTGGAACGGCGCCAATCTTTCACTGGTCGGCTCGCCGGTTGAAGGTACTGTTGCGGACGGCGCCCCCTGCGGTTCGATTTCAGGTTTGACCTACAAAAACATCCCGGGCATTCTTAAAAGTCTCTATTCGGTCCCCTATCCGATCATGACTATCGAAGATTACATGAAAAAATATTACGGCCTTCTCCGCTTTGCGCTCGCTAAAAATATCACCTACATTATCTCGGCGAATCCGTCGTCCCTTCTCAAAATCCACCAGGTGGTAATGGATAACTATACCGACCTGGTAAAAGATATTCGTGACGGGACCCTTCGAGATGATGTTGTGGAAAGTATCGGTCCTGATGACAGAGAAGAAGCATTGCTCGGTCTTGCTCCCATGCCTGCGCGCGCGGCAGAACTGGAACAAATTCTGAAAGAACACGGAGACAACCTCCGGCCTGGGCACTACTGGCCCAACCTCGCATGCGTCAACACCTGGACGCAGGGGAATTGTTCGCTTGTTATCCCCAAACTCGACGGTTATTACCCCGAATCAACGGTCATACGGGAATTCGGTTATTTTGCCAGTGAAGCCCGCGCCGTTACGCTCGAAAACGACTGGGAATCATCACTCCTTCCCTGCGCAGCCTACCATTTCGAATTCATTCCCGAGGATGAGCGTGACACATTGCATCCCTCCGTTCTCAATGCATGGGAAGTCGAGAAAGGAAAACGTTATTTCATTACATTCAGCACCCTGAGCGGGCTCTACCGGTATGATATTAACGATGTTGTTGAAATCACCGGTTTTTACAACCAGGCGCCACTGTTTAAATTTATGTACAAAGGACAGGGAATCACCAGTTTAACGGGAGAAAAACTTTCTGAAGAACAGATCATTATGGCAACGAAACGGGTTTCAAAAGACCTTGCAATGCCGGTCGAATTTTTCACCATGATCTGTGATGAAAACAGAATGATTTACACGCTCTATGCCGAATTTGCCGCCTCCCCTACTCCGGAAAACAAAAACAGGTTCATAGGCGCCGTCGACCGGGTTCTTACCGAAATCAACCCCGAGTGGAAAACAAAACGTGGCTCCGAACGATTATCACTGCCGGAACTCAACGTGCTTCCAAAAAACTCGTATGATCTGCTGAAAGAGAAACTCCGGGTAAAAAATATGGTTCGGGAAAGTCAGTATAAAGTCAGCTACCTGCGGCGTGAACCGCTCTTTGCGTCCCTGTTTCAGGAAATGGCGTCCTGAGCGTGGATTTCGGACGGTGGCTTCGAGAGCCGCAGCCACCGGACGAATAAATCAGCCACCAGAGAGACTGAAATGGGGCAATTTCGGGATGATAAAATAAATATTTTCCGTTCAGGCCTGAATAAACGTTATTTTCAATAGATGCAAAATTCTTTATCAACAGAGCTTGTCGGTTTTTTCTCCTGGGCACTTTTTTCGTTACTGGGAAAAACCTGGCGATATTCTTTTTCGGGAAACCGTGATACCAATCCGCTCTTTTCGACGGTTCAGAGAACTGTTTACTGTTTCTGGCATGCCAACATTCTCTTTTTTGCCTATGGATTTCGTAATTGCGATATGACGACCGTCGTTTCTGCGAGCAGGGATGGCGATATGGCTACAGCCCTTGCCCACCGGTGGGGCCAGCATACGATCCGGGGTTCATCGAGCCGGAAAGGAATTGCAGCACTCAGGCAATGCGTACGCCTGCTGAACAAAAATAAGAATATTGTCCTTGTTCCCGACGGCCCCAAAGGTCCTCCGGAAATAGTTAAACCCGGCATCGCTCATATTGCATTGATGGCCCGGGCTCCCGTGGTTCCGCTTACGGCGGTCGTGCACTCGGCATGGCGGTTGAATTCGTGGGACAGATTCGTTATTCCCAAACCTTTTTCCCGGATTGACATCACATTCCATGATCCGATTTTTTTTTCCGAAAGTGATACCACCGAAAATAGCGGCGACCGAATATCTCACCTTATCCAGGAAACCTTGTCACGATGAACTCCTCGCCTGATACCTGGCCCGGGGATATTGCACTCTGTATTCCGGCCTACAATGCCGCCGACTCTCTGAAAATTTTTCTCCCGAAACTTATGGAGCGGGCACCTGCCGGTCAAATCCTTGTTGTCGACGACGGTTCATCCGATACTACTCAGAGGGTCTGCCGATCGCTCGGAATCCAATATATATCCCATCCTTCAAATAAGGGAAAAGGCTGTGCTCTTGCAACCGGTTTTGCAGCATTAATCGAAAGGAAGAATAAATGGATTATAACCATGGATGCCGACGGACAGCATGCGGTTGAAGATCTTCCAAAATTTCTGGAGGCTATAGTGCGTAATTCATCGGCGGGAATAATCATCGGATCGCGGAGCCGAAAGCCGGGCGTCATGCCGATCGAGCGTATACTCTCAAATTCCCTGACCTCGGGAATTATCAATATGCTCTGCGGGACAAAAGTTGAAGATAGTCAGTGTGGCTACCGCGCCTATGCGTCATTCTTTCTAAAAAGTATAAAAATCGAATGCCCCCGCTTTGAGATGGAGACCGAAGTTATTTTAAAGGCATGCCACAACAAGGTTCCAATCGGCAACGTGAATGTGCAGACATTATATTTTCAAACACAGAGCCATATCTCCCACCTGAAAGATACCCTCAGGTGGATTAAAGCTGTAACGGGTATCTGGCTGACACTACGAATCTGGATAGCAATGAAAAAAGACAGCAAACATCATGCATGACCTGAAACCGCAGATCGCCTGCGAACGACTCATTAAAATTTTACGATCAAAAGGAATTACTGATGAACGGGTACTGAGTGCTTTCCGCAAAGTTCCCCGCCACCTTTTTGTCGACCCGGCACTGAGAGGGCAGGCATACGACAACAATGCACTTCCTATTGGTCAGGGACAAACCATATCGCAACCCTTTGTTGTTGCCCTGATGACCCAGCTTCTGGAACTTGGACAGGATGACAAAATTCTTGAAATAGGGACAGGATCAGGATTCCAGAGCGCTATACTTGCCCAGTTCACCCGTCGAATTTATACCATAGAACGCCACCGGGATCTTGGCGAAACCACCCGCAAACGCCTGCGTGAAATGGGATATCAGAATGTCGTTTTCCGGATCGGTGATGGGACCCGGGGGTGGGTTCAGCATGGCCCGTACGATCGTATCATTGTAACGGCGGGAGCACCGGCGGTACCGGAGACATTGGCTCAACAGCTTGCTGTAGGAGGCAGAATGGTAATCCCCACCGGCCAGAGAGAATCACAGCGTCTTGAGGTGTATATCAGAACCGAAGAAGGTATCGTGCACCATGATTCCGTTGCATCGGTGGTGTTCGTTCCCCTTGTCGGCCAACAGGGGTGGGAGCAGTAGGATGAACATTCTGGCACATATACGTGATCTCGCCACCGGCGTCATGATCGGAGTGGCCAATATCATTCCAGGGGTATCCGGTGGTACTTTTCTGCTTGTTTTTGGTATCTACGGGCGGGTAATGGCGTCGCTCGATACGCTTCATAAAGGAATTATTAAAGAACTGAAAGAGATAGCCGCCGCAATTCCGGGCGCAGTGGTAAAAGCGGAAAATCGTTCCAAAATTATTGCCTGGCTTGCAGCGCATGATTTTTTGTTTCTGGGCCGTCTTCTGATTGGCGCGGCAGTGGCTATTGTTATACTGTCCGGGGTTATGAAATACCTTCTGTCCAATCAGTTCGAACCGACTCATGCATTTTTCTTCGGCCTTATCCTGGTATCGATTATCATACCCTTTCGGCTGCTCAAGAAATGGAAAGCCTTTCATATTCTGCCGCTTGTTGCAGGCCTTGCACTTACTGTCTATGTAACGACCGCTGTAGATCCTGCAGCCAAGGCACAGGCCAAATCCGAGTACTATGCCGAACAGTTGGCCGCAGATGCCGGTTCTTCGGGTCCCATCCGTACTTACGCTGCTATCGATTATGCGGGCGCCGCCCTATCGGGTGCCTTATCTGTTTCGGCCATGGCCCTGCCGGGTATAAGCGGATCCCTGGTGCTCATACTGCTTGGACAGTACTATACCGTTCTTTCCGCCATTTCCGAACTGAAAAATTTTTCCTTCGAGGCTGCGGTATTTCTGGGCATATTCAGTATCGGCATGCTCCTGGGTATTCTTCTTTTTGCCAAACTGATTACCTGGGTCCTTGCCCGCTGGTATGACGCCACCATGGCTTTCCTCATAGGCCTCATGGGCGGATCCCTCTGGGCGCTATGGCCCTTTCGGGAAATGGCTATTCTGGATCTCTATGTCAAATCCGACGGAGCGGTTGCCCTTGTTAATGATATGGTGATTTACACCAACCAGAACATCCTCCCCTCCCCCGACAGACTCGCCTTTCCGGTGGTAATGTTTCTTCTCGGCTGCGGAGTCATGAGTTTATTCGCATTTCGTAACGACGTCCCCGCCGAATAAAGATGGAAGGTTAAAATGGTTCTCTTTATATTAATTTGATTTCTTTGTATAGAAGGTTTCTTGAAAAGACTTCCTCAACCTATGTATTTTGGTACGTTTAACTCTTACGACTATCTACCATATTCCACTTACAGGAGTTTCTAATGGCTAAAAGAAAAATGGTTCCTCATGACGGGAACTCGGCATGTGCCCATGTGGCTCATGCGGTTAATGAAGTAATTGCGATTTATCCAATTACTCCTTCATCACCTTTAGGAGAAATTTCCGATGAAAAATCATCACGGGATCAAACGAACATCTGGGGAACAGTCCCGGTTGTTTCGCAGCTTCAGTCTGAAGCGGGTGCTTCAGCTGCAGTCCACGGTTCGCTCTGTTCCGGAGCGCTGACAACCACGTTTACTGCGTCACAGGGTTTGCTGCTCATGATTCCCAATATGTATAAGATTGCCGGCGAACTACTTCCTACGGCATTCCATGTAACCTCCCGCTCGATTGCATGTCAGGCGCTTTCGATTTTTGGCGACCACAGCGATGTTATGGCGGTCCGTCAGACAGGATTCGGCCTGCTTTCATCGGCGAGTGTGCAGGAAGCTATGGATTTTGCCCTGATCGTTCAGGCAGCTACGCTGGAATCGAGAATCCCCTTTATCCATTTCTATGAGGGATTCCGGGTTTCTCACGAAATCCAGAAAATCGAAGAATTAACCTATGATGATATGAAAGAAATGATCGATGAGGATCTGATCAAAGCCCATCGAGCACGGGCAATGACTCCCGACCATCCGACCCTCCGCGGAACATCACAAAACCCCGATGTCTATTTTCAGGGAAGAGAAACAGTCAATAAATATTACGATGCCTGCCCGGAAATTGTCCAGAAAGCAATGGACAGATTTGCCAAAATAGCCGGCCGCCAGTATAACCTGTTCGATTATGTGGGTGCCCCCGACGCCGAACGGATTATCATTATGATGGGATGCGGCAGTGAAGCTGCACATGAAACAGTCGACTATCTCAATAATCACGGTGAAAAAGTCGGCCTGGTCAAAGTTCGACTCTACCGCCCATGGGACACCAAGGCTTTTATCAATGCACTTCCATCAACGGTAAAAAGCATTGCCGTTCTCGACAGAACAAAAGAGCCGGGTTCACTTGGAGAACCGCTTTACGAAGATATTCGCACATCGATCGGCGAAGCCATGAGTGACGGTCTCGCTCAGTTCAAAGACTATCCCACAATTGTCGGCGGACGATACGGACTTGGTTCCGCAGAATTTACGCCGGCCATGGTTAAAGGCGTTTTTGATGAACTTTCTGAGAAGAAACCCATGAATCATTTCATGGTGGGCATTAATGACGATGTTACCGGACATTCGATCAAATACGATCCTACATTCAGCGTTGAAGACGATCAGACATTCAGGGCTCTTTTTTATGGTCTGGGTTCCGATGGTACCGTTGGCGCCAATAAAAACTCGATTAAAATTATCGGGAAAAAAACCGACAACTATGCACAGGGCTACTTTGTCTACGATTCGAAAAAAGCCGGTGCAATTACCGTCTCTCACCTCCGGTTCGGTCCCAACAAGATTCGCCGCCCATACCTTATCTCAAAGGCCAATTTCCTTGCCTGTCACAACTTCTCATTTCTCGAAAAGTATGACATGCTCCAGAATCTCGAAGACGGCGGTACATTCCTGCTGACTTCCCAATACGACAAAAACACGGTATGGGATCATATCCCCGGAAGAGTCCAGAAACAGATTATCGACAAGAAACTCAATTTGTTCATTATCAACGCTGTCGACATCGCCTCCAGTCTGGGTCTCGGTGCGCGGATTAACGTGGTCATGCAGACCGCGTTTTTCAGGATTTCCAATGTTATGGATCAGATCGCCGCAGTCAACGCCATTAAGGAGGCTATCCAGAATACCTACGGCAAAAAAGGCGAAAAAGTGGTCAGTATGAACAACAATGCTGTGGATAAGGCGCTCGAAAATATCGAAAAAGTCGAATATTCCGGCGAAGTTACCAATCCAATCGAAGAGATCAAGCCGGTGCCCGACAATGCCCCCGATTTCGTGAAACAGGTTACTGCAAAGATGCTCAAACAAGAAGGCCATACCGTCAAAATCAGTGAAATGCCTGCCGATGGCGTCTGGCCTGTGGGAACCACGAAATATGAAAAACGGAACATTGCAGTGCAGATTCCGGTGTGGAATCCCGATGTCTGCATTCAGTGCCACCGCTGTTCCCTCATCTGTCCTCATGGAACCATTCGCCCCAAAGCGTACGATCCCAAATACCTTGAAAATGCACCCACCGATTTTAAATCAGCCGATGCAAAGGGTAAAGA encodes:
- the nifJ gene encoding pyruvate:ferredoxin (flavodoxin) oxidoreductase, with translation MAKRKMVPHDGNSACAHVAHAVNEVIAIYPITPSSPLGEISDEKSSRDQTNIWGTVPVVSQLQSEAGASAAVHGSLCSGALTTTFTASQGLLLMIPNMYKIAGELLPTAFHVTSRSIACQALSIFGDHSDVMAVRQTGFGLLSSASVQEAMDFALIVQAATLESRIPFIHFYEGFRVSHEIQKIEELTYDDMKEMIDEDLIKAHRARAMTPDHPTLRGTSQNPDVYFQGRETVNKYYDACPEIVQKAMDRFAKIAGRQYNLFDYVGAPDAERIIIMMGCGSEAAHETVDYLNNHGEKVGLVKVRLYRPWDTKAFINALPSTVKSIAVLDRTKEPGSLGEPLYEDIRTSIGEAMSDGLAQFKDYPTIVGGRYGLGSAEFTPAMVKGVFDELSEKKPMNHFMVGINDDVTGHSIKYDPTFSVEDDQTFRALFYGLGSDGTVGANKNSIKIIGKKTDNYAQGYFVYDSKKAGAITVSHLRFGPNKIRRPYLISKANFLACHNFSFLEKYDMLQNLEDGGTFLLTSQYDKNTVWDHIPGRVQKQIIDKKLNLFIINAVDIASSLGLGARINVVMQTAFFRISNVMDQIAAVNAIKEAIQNTYGKKGEKVVSMNNNAVDKALENIEKVEYSGEVTNPIEEIKPVPDNAPDFVKQVTAKMLKQEGHTVKISEMPADGVWPVGTTKYEKRNIAVQIPVWNPDVCIQCHRCSLICPHGTIRPKAYDPKYLENAPTDFKSADAKGKDLKGMKYTLQVAPEDCTGCGVCVENCPMTGKGDAIVMETQTPIRDREAKNWDYWLTIPETDPGLYKIDSVKGSQFVKPLFEFSGACAGCGETAYVKLATQMFGERSIIANATGCSSIYGGNLPTTPYCTRDDGRGPAWNNSLFEDPAELAFGMRLCVDKFNDIAIRLANQLVKDGNCSAETKNLLGEILNAEQLTREQIQEQLKRIDAVRPELEKSSDPVCKDLATVVDYLAKKSVWAFGGDGWAYDIGYGGVDHVLASGKDVNIFVMDTEVYSNTGGQSSKATPMGAVARFAASGKPTFKKDLGMMAMTYGYVYVARIAMGANQNQAVKALMEAGSYDGPSLILCYAQCINHGISMLKGYQAQKDAVASGHWPLYRYNPSLAEEGKNPLQLDCKDPTLPLSEYALKENRYKVLQRTKPEASKQLLAKAQKMVEAKFKMLKSLASMDI
- a CDS encoding DUF368 domain-containing protein translates to MIGVANIIPGVSGGTFLLVFGIYGRVMASLDTLHKGIIKELKEIAAAIPGAVVKAENRSKIIAWLAAHDFLFLGRLLIGAAVAIVILSGVMKYLLSNQFEPTHAFFFGLILVSIIIPFRLLKKWKAFHILPLVAGLALTVYVTTAVDPAAKAQAKSEYYAEQLAADAGSSGPIRTYAAIDYAGAALSGALSVSAMALPGISGSLVLILLGQYYTVLSAISELKNFSFEAAVFLGIFSIGMLLGILLFAKLITWVLARWYDATMAFLIGLMGGSLWALWPFREMAILDLYVKSDGAVALVNDMVIYTNQNILPSPDRLAFPVVMFLLGCGVMSLFAFRNDVPAE
- a CDS encoding DUF374 domain-containing protein, translated to MQNSLSTELVGFFSWALFSLLGKTWRYSFSGNRDTNPLFSTVQRTVYCFWHANILFFAYGFRNCDMTTVVSASRDGDMATALAHRWGQHTIRGSSSRKGIAALRQCVRLLNKNKNIVLVPDGPKGPPEIVKPGIAHIALMARAPVVPLTAVVHSAWRLNSWDRFVIPKPFSRIDITFHDPIFFSESDTTENSGDRISHLIQETLSR
- a CDS encoding protein-L-isoaspartate(D-aspartate) O-methyltransferase, yielding MHDLKPQIACERLIKILRSKGITDERVLSAFRKVPRHLFVDPALRGQAYDNNALPIGQGQTISQPFVVALMTQLLELGQDDKILEIGTGSGFQSAILAQFTRRIYTIERHRDLGETTRKRLREMGYQNVVFRIGDGTRGWVQHGPYDRIIVTAGAPAVPETLAQQLAVGGRMVIPTGQRESQRLEVYIRTEEGIVHHDSVASVVFVPLVGQQGWEQ
- a CDS encoding glycosyltransferase, translated to MNSSPDTWPGDIALCIPAYNAADSLKIFLPKLMERAPAGQILVVDDGSSDTTQRVCRSLGIQYISHPSNKGKGCALATGFAALIERKNKWIITMDADGQHAVEDLPKFLEAIVRNSSAGIIIGSRSRKPGVMPIERILSNSLTSGIINMLCGTKVEDSQCGYRAYASFFLKSIKIECPRFEMETEVILKACHNKVPIGNVNVQTLYFQTQSHISHLKDTLRWIKAVTGIWLTLRIWIAMKKDSKHHA